One Salvelinus fontinalis isolate EN_2023a chromosome 11, ASM2944872v1, whole genome shotgun sequence DNA window includes the following coding sequences:
- the LOC129865297 gene encoding phosphate carrier protein, mitochondrial-like isoform X3, with translation MDRAATSLPQQLLVDPDKYKSIGKGFSLTLKEDGARGLAKGWAPTFIGYSMQGLCKFGFYEMFKIFYSDMLGQENTYLWRTSLYLASSASAEFFADIALAPMEACKVRIQTCPGYANNLRQCAPKMFAEEGVWAFYKGVVPLWMRQIPYTMMKFACFERTVELLYKHVVPKPRADCTKGEQLIVTFTAGYIAGVFCAIVSHPADSVVSVLNKESGSTAVQVLKKLGPKGVWKGLVARIIMIGTLTALQWFIYDSVKVYFRLPRPPPPEMPESLKKKLGLTE, from the exons ATGGACAGAGCCGCAACCTCGCTGCCGCAGCAATTGCTG GTGGACCCTGACAAGTACAAGAGCATTGGCAAAGGCTTCTCCCTCACATTGAAGGAGGATGGAGCCCGAGGGCTGGCTAAGGGTTGGGCCCCTACCTTCATCGGCTACTCCATGCAGGGTCTCTGCAAGTTTGGCTTCTATGAGATGTTCAAGATCTTCTACAGTGATATGCTTGGACAG GAGAACACGTACCTGTGGAGGACATCCCTGTACCTGGCTTCGTCTGCCAGTGCAGAGTTCTTTGCTGACATTGCCCTGGCCCCCATGGAGGCTTGCAAAGTGCGTATCCAGACCTGCCCCGGCTACGCCAACAACCTCAGACAGTGTGCTCCCAAGATGTTTGCAGAGGAGGGAGTATGGGC GTTCTACAAGGGTGTGGTTCCCTTGTGGATGCGGCAGATCCCCTACACCATGATGAAGTTTGCCTGCTTTGAGAGGACCGTGGAGCTGCTCTACAAACACGTGGTGCCCAAACCACGTGCTGACTGCACCAAGGGCGAACAGCTGATTGTCACCTTCACTGCCGGCTACATCG CTGGTGTGTTCTGTGCCATCGTGTCCCACCCAGCGGACTCAGTGGTGTCTGTACTGAACAAGGAGAGTGGCAGCACCGCCGTCCAAGTGCTCAAGAAGCTGGGACCTAAAG GTGTTTGGAAGGGCCTGGTTGCCCGTATCATCATGATCGGTACTCTGACCGCTCTGCAGTGGTTCATCTACGACTCCGTGAAGGTCTACTTCCGCCTGCCCCGTCCCCCTCCCCCCGAGATGCCAGAGTCCCTCAAGAAGAAGCTGGGGCTcactgagtaa
- the LOC129865297 gene encoding phosphate carrier protein, mitochondrial-like isoform X2, whose translation MYPTTLTQLSRANPFNAPLFSLQEIEEPKQSLPANGQSRNLAAAAIAEGDSCEFGSRKYLLLCGFGGIISCGTTHAALVPLDLVKCRMQVDPDKYKSIGKGFSLTLKEDGARGLAKGWAPTFIGYSMQGLCKFGFYEMFKIFYSDMLGQENTYLWRTSLYLASSASAEFFADIALAPMEACKVRIQTCPGYANNLRQCAPKMFAEEGVWAFYKGVVPLWMRQIPYTMMKFACFERTVELLYKHVVPKPRADCTKGEQLIVTFTAGYIAGVFCAIVSHPADSVVSVLNKESGSTAVQVLKKLGPKGVWKGLVARIIMIGTLTALQWFIYDSVKVYFRLPRPPPPEMPESLKKKLGLTE comes from the exons ATGTATCCGACCACACTAACGCAGTTGTCCCGGGCTAATCCCTTCAACGCCCCGCTATTCTCCCTCCAAGAAATCGAGGAGCCCAAACAGAGCCTCCCCGCAAATGGACAGAGCCGCAACCTCGCTGCCGCAGCAATTGCTG AGGGAGACAGCTGTGAGTTCGGCTCACGGAAGTATTTACTCCTCTGTGGGTTTGGTGGCATCATCAGCTGTGGCACCACACACGCAGCCCTAGTGCCCCTCGATCTGGTCAAATGCAGAATGCAG GTGGACCCTGACAAGTACAAGAGCATTGGCAAAGGCTTCTCCCTCACATTGAAGGAGGATGGAGCCCGAGGGCTGGCTAAGGGTTGGGCCCCTACCTTCATCGGCTACTCCATGCAGGGTCTCTGCAAGTTTGGCTTCTATGAGATGTTCAAGATCTTCTACAGTGATATGCTTGGACAG GAGAACACGTACCTGTGGAGGACATCCCTGTACCTGGCTTCGTCTGCCAGTGCAGAGTTCTTTGCTGACATTGCCCTGGCCCCCATGGAGGCTTGCAAAGTGCGTATCCAGACCTGCCCCGGCTACGCCAACAACCTCAGACAGTGTGCTCCCAAGATGTTTGCAGAGGAGGGAGTATGGGC GTTCTACAAGGGTGTGGTTCCCTTGTGGATGCGGCAGATCCCCTACACCATGATGAAGTTTGCCTGCTTTGAGAGGACCGTGGAGCTGCTCTACAAACACGTGGTGCCCAAACCACGTGCTGACTGCACCAAGGGCGAACAGCTGATTGTCACCTTCACTGCCGGCTACATCG CTGGTGTGTTCTGTGCCATCGTGTCCCACCCAGCGGACTCAGTGGTGTCTGTACTGAACAAGGAGAGTGGCAGCACCGCCGTCCAAGTGCTCAAGAAGCTGGGACCTAAAG GTGTTTGGAAGGGCCTGGTTGCCCGTATCATCATGATCGGTACTCTGACCGCTCTGCAGTGGTTCATCTACGACTCCGTGAAGGTCTACTTCCGCCTGCCCCGTCCCCCTCCCCCCGAGATGCCAGAGTCCCTCAAGAAGAAGCTGGGGCTcactgagtaa
- the LOC129865297 gene encoding phosphate carrier protein, mitochondrial-like isoform X1, which produces MYPTTLTQLSRANPFNAPLFSLQEIEEPKQSLPANGQSRNLAAAAIADSADVSCEFGSTKYYALCGFGGILSCGLTHTAVVPLDLVKCRIQVDPDKYKSIGKGFSLTLKEDGARGLAKGWAPTFIGYSMQGLCKFGFYEMFKIFYSDMLGQENTYLWRTSLYLASSASAEFFADIALAPMEACKVRIQTCPGYANNLRQCAPKMFAEEGVWAFYKGVVPLWMRQIPYTMMKFACFERTVELLYKHVVPKPRADCTKGEQLIVTFTAGYIAGVFCAIVSHPADSVVSVLNKESGSTAVQVLKKLGPKGVWKGLVARIIMIGTLTALQWFIYDSVKVYFRLPRPPPPEMPESLKKKLGLTE; this is translated from the exons ATGTATCCGACCACACTAACGCAGTTGTCCCGGGCTAATCCCTTCAACGCCCCGCTATTCTCCCTCCAAGAAATCGAGGAGCCCAAACAGAGCCTCCCCGCAAATGGACAGAGCCGCAACCTCGCTGCCGCAGCAATTGCTG ACTCTGCAGATGTGAGCTGTGAGTTTGGCTCAACAAAATACTATGCCCTTTGTGGGTTTGGGGGTATCTTGAGCTGCGgcctcacacacacagctgttgtACCCCTCGACCTTGTCAAGTGCCGCATCCAG GTGGACCCTGACAAGTACAAGAGCATTGGCAAAGGCTTCTCCCTCACATTGAAGGAGGATGGAGCCCGAGGGCTGGCTAAGGGTTGGGCCCCTACCTTCATCGGCTACTCCATGCAGGGTCTCTGCAAGTTTGGCTTCTATGAGATGTTCAAGATCTTCTACAGTGATATGCTTGGACAG GAGAACACGTACCTGTGGAGGACATCCCTGTACCTGGCTTCGTCTGCCAGTGCAGAGTTCTTTGCTGACATTGCCCTGGCCCCCATGGAGGCTTGCAAAGTGCGTATCCAGACCTGCCCCGGCTACGCCAACAACCTCAGACAGTGTGCTCCCAAGATGTTTGCAGAGGAGGGAGTATGGGC GTTCTACAAGGGTGTGGTTCCCTTGTGGATGCGGCAGATCCCCTACACCATGATGAAGTTTGCCTGCTTTGAGAGGACCGTGGAGCTGCTCTACAAACACGTGGTGCCCAAACCACGTGCTGACTGCACCAAGGGCGAACAGCTGATTGTCACCTTCACTGCCGGCTACATCG CTGGTGTGTTCTGTGCCATCGTGTCCCACCCAGCGGACTCAGTGGTGTCTGTACTGAACAAGGAGAGTGGCAGCACCGCCGTCCAAGTGCTCAAGAAGCTGGGACCTAAAG GTGTTTGGAAGGGCCTGGTTGCCCGTATCATCATGATCGGTACTCTGACCGCTCTGCAGTGGTTCATCTACGACTCCGTGAAGGTCTACTTCCGCCTGCCCCGTCCCCCTCCCCCCGAGATGCCAGAGTCCCTCAAGAAGAAGCTGGGGCTcactgagtaa